The DNA sequence CGACCTGATGGACAGGATGGTCTGGCTGTGGGTAAAAGCTACAGGCGGCAACAAACAAACAACCCGGATAGCGGTTATTATTTACGGCTTCTTCCAGAACCTGATAGCGCGCCAGCAGTTTCTGTTCCCTGTTTAGCGAGTCATCCAGCAGCAGTTTGCGCCGCCAGATGTCAATCTGCTGACTGTGATAGCGTAAGGCGTCATACAGTAGCGCCTCACGATCGGGCCAGTAGCGATGTAAATCCTGCTCCTGGCAGGCCGCAGCGTCCGCCATCATAGCGAAAGATGTTGAAGCGGCCAGCCCGTTTTGCTCGAGTACATTTAGCGCATGCTCGAGTACCTGTTCACGTTGCAAGTGACTCTCCTCTTGTATGCATTCTCAGGGCCGGAGCCGTGAGTTCCTTATCCAGTGTCGTTTACCGTGCCAGTTTCTGCAAATGCTGCATAAAAGTGGTGGCGTCCATAAAACCCGTGACGCGCGACTGAGGAATTTCATTTCCTTTAGCGTCAAAGAACAGAATGGTGGGCAATCCTAAAACGTTCAGCTGCTGTAATAGCTGGCTGTCATCACTATTATTCGCCGTTACGTCTGCCTGCAGCAATTGGGTTTTTCCTAATGCATGCTGGACTTCCGGCTGACTGAATGTGTATTTTTCAAACTCTTTACAGGCTACACACCAGTCGGCATACAGATCCAGCATGGTGATTCGTCCGTTACTTTGTTGCAGCACCTGGTCAAGCTGCGCCACATTATGGATACGCTTAAAGTCCAGGTGAACGGCGTCGGTTTGCCCAACAGGCGTAGCAAAGGCCCAATCCTGAAGCGGGCGAGCAGCGATGAGTGCAGCCATCAGCATCAGAATTTTTCCGCAACGCAGCCATCCGTTATTCGGTTTAACGCTGATAAACGCCCAGCCGAAAAATGCCACGCCCAGTACGCTCCAAAGACGCACGCCCCATGTTTCGCCCGTGACTCTTTCCAGCAAAAAAACCGGTAGTGCAAGGATCACAAAACCAAACCCTTCTTTTACCGTTTGCATCCAGGCACCGCTTTTCGGCAGCAGACGATTGCCAAACAGCGTTACGGCAATCAGCGGCAGCCCCATGCCTGACGCATAGAGATATAAGGTCCCCGCACCCGCCAGCATATTTCCGCTTTGCGCAATATAGAGCAGGATAGCGCTGAGCGGTGCCGTGGTGCAGGGTGAGCAAATCAGCCCCGCCAGCGCGCCCATTAAGAATACGCCAGGCAGCGAGCCGCCTTGCTGACGATTACTTAACAACGTCAGACGGGTTTGCAGTGAAGAAGGCAGCTGTAACGTGAAGAGACCAAACATTGACAGCGCCAGTAAGATAAATAACGTGGACAGTCCAATCAGCACGGCTGGAGACTGAAGGGCAGCCTGGAAGCGTAAACCGGCTGCCGCGACGACAATGCCCATCACCGTATAGGTCAGCGCCATTCCCTGTACGTAAATCATCGCCAGCGCAAACAGGCGGCGTAGCGAATAGCGTCGATTGCTACCCAAAATGATGCCGGATATCAGCGGATACATCGGTAACACGCAAGGCGTGAACGCGACGCCAATGCCGATTAAGAGTGCCCAGAGCGGCGAAAAAGGCAAATCTTCAGGCTGCTTTTTCTGCGCTGCATTCGCCGGTTTAGTGCGGCTGTCACCCGACGTCGATGCTGACTTTCCAGCCTTCATCTCCTGAGCATCTGTTGTAATACTGGATGCGTTAATCGGATCTAAGGGGACCGTGCGGGTTTCCGGTGGATAGCAAAAGCCTGCGGCGGCACAGCCCTGATAAGTAACGCTTACCGTGGCACCTTTTTCAGCCTGTAATAGCGTTAAAGGGATCGTCAAACTTTCTGGGTAAATTTCAGTTTTCCCGTAAAACTCATCTTCATGAGGTTTACCCGCAGGCAGCGTCCAGTCCGCCAGTGTGGCACCCTGGCTCTTAATATGGATTTGCTGGCGATAGAGGTAATAGCCAGGCTTAACCTGCCAGCTGAGCGTCAGGTTCCCGGCGCGTTGGCTGAAGTCAAAGCTGAAGGCCTGATTAACCGTGCCGAAATGCGTGCCGTTGCCTGGCCCGAACAAAGAGGCGTGGGCACCTGAGGACAGGATCATAAATAGCAGCAAAAAACAGTGCGTGAGGCGTTTAACCATGGCGGAACTCACTTTCTCCATCTGGGAATACATCCGAGAGCGCTAACTTACAGCACGCTCATGGTGAGCGGTACTGGCGATCTTTCGCGGGGCGCAGACTATATCATGACCTGATGGGTGGTGCTTTTACAGGATGTAAACGGTGTACCGGGCTGAGCGCATTAACACGCAGCCCGGTAAGCAGCCTAGAGAAGTAAATGGCCGAAGATAAAGCCGAATGCGACAGATAGCACAATTGCCAGCGTGCCGGGCACAATAAATGAATGATTAAATACGAACTTACCGATGCGTGTTGAACCCGTATCGTCCATTTCAACGGCTGCCAGCAAAGTGGGGTAGGTCGGCAGAACAAATAAAGCAGAAACGGCAGCAAATGAGGCCACAGCGGTCACGGGTGAAACGCCAAGCAGCAGCGCAGCAGGCATTAATGCTTTAGCCGTCGCGGCCTGTGAATAAAGTAATGTGGACGCGAAAAACAAAATCACGGCCAGCATCCAGGGATAGTCTTGCAGCAACTGACCGGCAAACTGCTGGATTTCACCGATGTGCGCTTTAACAAAGGTATCGCCAAGCCAGGCAACGCCCATGACGCAGATACAGGCACTCATCCCCGATTTGAACGTGCTGGCAGAGAGAATGCTGCTGGTATCGACTTTGCAGCTCAGGCATATCAGCGCGGCAATGGTCAGCATAAACACGACGATCGCTTCGTTGCGAGGTAAGACAGGATTAGCGATCAGCCCAACGGTTTCACTGATAGCGGTGGCATACAGCATTACGGCAAGGATACCGAACAGAAAAAGCAGTACTGAGCGCTTTGCGCCAGGTTTTTCTTCAAATACCGTCTCACCTCGCAGCACAACCTCACCTTTAGCCAGACGCTGTTGATAAACATCATCCTCTTTTAGCTCTTTACCAAGAAAGTTAGTCACCAGCGCCGTAAGGAAAATAGCGATCATCGTCGATGGGATAGCGACAGAAAGCAGTCCCAGATAGCTGATGCCTTTTGGCTCCAGGATACTGGAAAAGAACACCACGGCCGCAGAAAGAGGCGAGGCCGTTATGGCCACCTGTGAGGCTATGACCGCAATGGAAAGCGGACGGGAAGGGCGCACCCCCTGTTCTTTAGCAACTTCGGCGATCACCGGCAAAGTAGAAAAAGCGGTATGGCCAGTGCCTGCCAGCAAGGACATAAAATAAGTGACCAGAGGGGCCAAAAAAGTAATATAGCGTGGATGCTTACGCAGGAGCCGCTCAGCAAGGCTAACGAGGTAATCCATACCGCCGGCAACCTGCATAGCGGCAATAGCGGCGATCACCGCCATGATAATTTCTATCACGTCGAAAGGAATGGCGCCGGGCTTTATCTGGAATCCCAGCGTAAGGATCAGTACTCCAACCCCGCCGGCAAGGCCGATACCTGGCCCACCGAGGCGTGCGCCTAAATATATCGCCGCCAGCACGATAATCAGCTCTGGCAAAATCATACGTTGCTCCATTGGTAGTAGTGTTAGTAACGGGTTGAAAATATGTAAATACAGGCAAAAAAAAGGGCACGTTGTTCGCTGAACTAACGTGCCCTTATGGCTTACCGGTGCATATTACTCATTGTCATCGGTATAGCGTTTGGCTTTATAAACCGGATACATCAGGTTCTGGGTTGAGAAAATATCGTCCAGTTCCGCTTCGGTCAGCAGCCCACGTTCCAGCACCACTTCCCGAACGCTTTTACCCGTTTCAGCACAAATTTTACCGACGATATCGCCGTTATGGTGCCCAATATAAGGGTTCAGGTAAGTGACGATACCAATAGAGTTAAACACGTAAGCTTCACAAACGGCTTTGTTTGCCGTAATCCCGTTGACGCATTTTTCCAGCAGGTTAGAGCAGGCGTTAGTCAGGATATGAACCGACTCGAACAGTGCCTGGCCAATCACAGGTTCCATAACGTTCAGCTGCAGCTGGCCAGCTTCAGAGGCCATAGTCACCGTAACGTCATTGCCGATGACCTTAAAGCAGACCTGATTCACAACTTCAGGCACGACCGGGTTGACCTTGGCAGGCATAATTGAGGAACCGGCCTGAAGTTCCGGCAGGTTAATTTCATTTAAACCCGCTCGCGGACCTGAAGAGAGCAGGCGCAAATCGTTACAGATTTTCGACAGCTTAACAGCCAGGCGCTTAAGCGCGCTGTGCACCATCACATAGGCACCGCAGTCTGACGTCGCTTCAATAAGATCTTCCGCCGGTACGCAAGGCAGGTTGCTGACTTCCGCCAGCTTTTTCACGGCCAGATGCTGATAACCTTCTGGCGTATTCAGGCGCGTACCGATAGCCGTTGCGCCAAGATTCACCTCCAGCAGCAGCTCACCGGTACGCAGAAGGTTTTTAATCTCTTCATTAAGCAGCACGTTAAAGGCATGGAATTCCTGCCCCAGCGTCATAGGCACGGCATCTTGTAACTGCGTACGGCCCATCTTCAGCACGGAAGAGAACTCGGCCGCTTTCCGCTCAAAGCCTTCACTCAGCTGTCCGATGGCATCCAACAGCTTCAAAATCGAGGTGTAAACGGCAATACGAAAACCCGTAGGGTAGGCATCGTTAGTGGACTGGCATTTATTAACGTGATCGTTAGGATTAAGGAACTGATAATCCCCTTTCTGATGACCCATCAGCTCCAGACCGATATTGGCCAGAACTTCATTGGTATTCATGTTCACCGACGTGCCTGCACCACCCTGATAGACATCTACCGGAAACTGGTCCATGCATTTGCCGTTGTTCAGCACTTCGTCGCAGGCCTGAATAATCACATTAGCAATGTTGCGTGGAATGGTTTGCAGCTCTTTATTCGCCATTGCCGCTGCTTTTTTTACCATCACCATGCCGCGAACAAACTCTGGAATGTCGCTGATCTTGCTGTTACTGATATAAAAATTTTCAATCGCACGTAGAGTATGAACACCATAATAAGCATCGGCCGGGACTTCGCGCATGCCTAACAGGTCTTCTTCGATACGAATGTTATTTGCCATGAGAACCTTCTTGTAAGTGCTGCAGGATTATCATTATCAAAGGGGAAATTGGTCGTATAGAGCCCGGACAATATGGTAGCGGTTTGCGTGTGGCTGAGCACGATTATATTCAGCTTATCGACCAACTCCTGGAGGCGGATCGCGAAAAATTACGGTTTCTTTATCATGGCGTTAACTGTAGCGTATCCTGCCTGGCCCTGCGGGTTTACACGAATTTACTAAGCCAGCGTTGAAAAGCCCTGACGCGGCGCCCATTTCAAACAGATACGATCGTTTTTTGATCCCTTTTACGCCTTCACGCTTGCGGCGGGATGGCCCGGACAGACAGGAGAGTGCGGTGCGTTGGTTACCGTTTTTAGTACTATTTATTCTTGCATGGATTGAGATTAGCCTCTTTATTCAGGTTGCCCACGTGCTCGGTGTCTTGCTGACGCTGCTGCTGGTGGTGTTCACTTCCTGCATTGGCATCTCGCTGGTGAAAAACCAGGGAATGAAAAATTTCATGTCCATCCAGCAGAAAATGGCGGCGGGAGAAAGCCCGGCCGCTGAGATGATGAAAAGCGTCTCGTTGATCCCGGCAGGCTTTTTGCTGCTGTTGCCTGGCTTTTTCACCGATTTTCTTGGACTGCTGCTACTTTTACCGCCTGTGCAAAAGTACCTGATGCTCAAGCTGATGCCGCATATCCGTGTGTGGCGTGGCCCGGGTGCAGGCCCGGATAGCGGCGTTACCGTTGATGGCGAATATGAACGTAAAGGCTCAAAGCTCATCGAGCACGACGACCGCCCCGACGATCGCTGATTTTTGCATATAACTGAATAGTGAAGATAAAGGCGCTCAGAGCGCCTTTTTACTTTTTTAGTTATAACGGCGGCGCTTATTTGTCTGTTTTTTACGCAGAAGAGAATTTTTTATTTTTTCCCCCTTGAAAGCTCTACTGGCTGTCCCTATCTCTTCCGTCACGAGCCCGGCGCCTGACGCCCGGCGTTCATCCCAAAAAGACTGATTGGACTTCTCAAAGGAGAGCTATCAATGAAAATTCGTCCATTGCACGACCGTGTTATCGTCAAGCGTAAAGAAGTGGAATCTAAATCAGCTGGTGGCATCGTTCTGACCGGCTCCGCAGCTGGGAAATCTACCCGCGGCGAAGTGCTGGCTGTTGGCAATGGCCGTATCCTGGAAAATGGCGAAGTGAAACCACTGGACGTTAAAGTGGGCGACCTGGTTATTTTCAGCGAAGGCTACGGTGCGAAAACTGAGAAAATCGACAACCAGGAAGTGCTGATCATTTCTGAAAGCGACATTCTGGCAATTGTTGAAGCGTAATTACGCGTAACTCACTGAACGAAACGAATTTAAGGGATATTGATAATGGCAGCTAAAGACGTAAAATTCGGTAATGACGCACGCGTAAAAATGCTGCGTGGCGTGAACGTACTGGCAGATGCAGTTAAAGTGACTCTGGGTCCAAAAGGCCGTAACGTAGTGCTGGATAAATCTTTCGGCGCACCGACCATCACTAAAGACGGCGTTTCCGTTGCACGTGAAATCGAGCTGGAAGACAAGTTCGAAAACATGGGCGCGCAGATGGTTAAAGAAGTTGCCTCTAAAGCGAACGACGCTGCGGGTGACGGTACGACTACTGCGACCGTACTGGCACAGTCCATCATCACCGAAGGCCTGAAAGCCGTCGCGGCGGGCATGAACCCGATGGATCTGAAGCGCGGTATCGACCAGGCGGTTATCGCTGCGGTTGAAGAACTGAAAAAACTCTCCGTTCCTTGCTCCGACTCTAAAGCTATCGCTCAGGTTGGTACCATCTCTGCTAACTCCGATGAAACCGTGGGCGAACTGATTGCTCAGGCAATGGAAAAAGTCGGCAAAGAAGGCGTAATCACCGTTGAAGAAGGCACCGGCCTGCAGGACGAGCTGGACGTGGTTGAAGGTATGCAGTTCGATCGCGGCTACCTGTCTCCTTACTTCATCAACAAGCCAGAAACGGGCGCAGTAGAGCTGGAATCACCATTCATCCTGCTGGCTGACAAAAAAATCTCCAACATCCGTGAAATGCTGCCAGTGCTGGAAGCCGTTGCGAAAGCAGGCAAACCACTGCTGATCATCGCTGAAGATGTTGAAGGCGAAGCGCTGGCGACCCTGGTGGTGAACACCATGCGCGGCATCGTTAAAGTGGCTGCGGTTAAAGCACCTGGCTTCGGCGACCGTCGTAAAGCTATGCTACAGGACATCGCGGTTCTGACCGGTGGTACCGTTATCTCTGAAGAGATCGGTATGGAGCTGGAAAAATCAACGCTGGAAGACCTGGGCCAGGCGAAACGCGTTGTGATCAACAAAGACACCACCACCATCATCGATGGCGTGGGTGAAGAAGCCACTATCTCTGGCCGTGTGACTCAGATCCGTCAGCAGATTGAAGAAGCAACGTCTGATTACGATCGTGAAAAACTGCAGGAGCGCGTCGCTAAACTGGCAGGCGGCGTAGCCGTACTGAAAGTGGGCGCAGCAACTGAAGTTGAGATGAAAGAGAAAAAAGCGCGCGTCGAAGATGCCCTGCACGCTACCCGTGCTGCGGTAGAAGAAGGCGTTGTTGCTGGTGGTGGCGTTGCGCTGGTGCGCGTTGCTGCGGTACTGGCTGGCCTGACTGGTCAGAACGAAGACCAGAACGTGGGCATCAAAGTTGCGCTGCGCGCGATGGAATCTCCACTGCGTCAGATCGTTTCTAACGCCGGTGAAGAGCCTTCTGTAGTGGCCAACATGGTGAAAGCTGGCGAAGGTAACTACGGTTACAACGCGCAGACCGAAGAGTACGGCAACATGATCGACTTCGGTATCCTGGACCCAACTAAAGTGACCCGTTCTGCTCTGCAGTACGCGGCATCCGTTGCTGGCCTGATGATCACTACCGAATGTATGGTGACTGACCTGCCGAAAGGCGACGCTCCAGACTTAGGCGCTGGCGGCGGCATGGGCGGCATGGGTGGTATGGGCGGCATGATGTAATCCCCCCCACCGTTTGAAAGAAAACCCTCTGTCTCTGACAGGGGGTTTTTCTTTTTTGGGGGAAAATAGTATAAGTAAGGGCGCAAGAACTCACCGGGAAAACATTTTTTCGGCTGCCCGGCAGCAGATGTTGAGAGGTTTACCTGGACTTTCGGTACGATCAGGGATAGCTCTGATGACAATAATGGGGATTAAAATGCGGATTAACGTCTTGCTGGGACTTTCTGTAGCGGCAACGCTGCTGGTGGGCTGTAGCACCTCGACAACGCTCAGTTCGGCGGGTGAACGAGTGACTTTTACCGACCAACAACCCGCCAGCCAGTGCCAGCTGCTGGGGAACCTCACGGGTTCACAGAGTAACTGGTTCAGCGGAGCAGGCGGCGGCGAAAGCAGTTCGCTGCGTGGTGCAGCAAACGATCTGCGCAATCGCGCCGCAGAAATGGGCGGCAATGTTATTTATGGCGCAACCAGCCCGACCCAGAATATCTGGTCAAGTCTGGCACCGCTGGACAGCAAGATGAGCGGTCAGGTTTACAAGTGCCCGCAGGCATAAAAACGAAAAATGATAGTGTCCTGACCGCCGGCTGAAAGCATTGTTCATCAGCCAGCTCGCCCGGCATACAGCGGAGGATAATCCTCCCTGTATGCCTGCTTTTACCTCAGATGTTTTCTCACCCTGGTATCATCAGGATTACAGGGCCTGCGGGACCAGCCACGGCAAACGATCGCTATTCCTGACGCAGCTGCAAATCCAGCGGCGTTTTGCTTGGCTCGCCCCCAATTTCTCTTGCCAGCTTTGGCACCATATAGCCGGAAACCCGACGCAATAGCTCCCGAACTATCGCTCTGGCCTGCTCATCAGAGACATAGAAATGGGCTGCACCCTGAACCTTATCCAACACGTGCAGGTAGTAAGGCAGAATCCCCGCATCAAACAGCGCATTACTCAACGCAGCCAACGTCACCGCATTATCATTGATTCCGCGCAGCAAGACGCTCTGGTTTAACAACGTGACGCCGGCGCGTTTTAGCTGCTGCATGGCCTCTCGCAGCTCGTCGCCAATTTCCTGAGCATGGTTGATGTGCGTGACTAGCAGCGTTTGCAGACGCGATTGCGCCAGACGCTGGCAGAGCGCGGAGGTGATCCTCGCAGGGATTACAACTGGCAAACGGCTGTGGATGCGCAGACGTTTCAGATGCGGGATCTGTTCCAGTTCGCTAATCAGCCAGTCCAGTTCGCTGTCTTTTGCCATCAATGGGTCGCCACCAGAGAAAATAATCTCATCCAGTTCTGGCTGCTGTCGGATATACTCCAGGGCCTGCTGCCAGTTGCGCTTGTTGCCCTGATTATCAGAGTAAGGAAAATGGCGGCGGAAACAGTAGCGGCAATTGACGGCGCAGCCACCTTTGACTAACAGCAGCGCGCGATTACGATATTTATGTAACAGACCCGGCACAACGCTGCTCTGCTCATCAAGCGGATCGGTACTGTAACCCGGTGCATCAACAAATTCCTGGCTTTGGGTGATGACCTGTAGCAGGAGCGGATCTTGCGGATCGCCTTTTTGCATTCTGGACGCAAAGGCTCTGGGCACGCGCAGGGCAAAAAGACGACGAGCTTCAGCGCCCGCCGCCAGCGCCGGGTGCGAATCGAGGCCTAAAAGTTGCAGTAATTCATTTGGATCGGTGATTACATCTGCAAGTTGATGCAACCATTCTTCTCGCGAAGGGTTATTTAGGGTTACAATGTGTGCCATTTTTTTGGCTAAGTACCAGTATTAAATTGTAGAGGGCCTTTATGGCGACTTATTCTAGCAACGATTTCCGTCCCGGTCTTAAAATCATGTTCGAAGGCGAACCTTACGCTATCGAATCCAGCGAGTTCGTTAAACCAGGTAAAGGCCAGGCTTTCGCACGCGTTAAAATGCGCCGTCTGCTGACCGGTACCCGTGTTGAGAAAACCTTCAAATCTACCGATTCTGCTGAAGGTGCTGACGTAGTAGATACTAACCTGAACTACCTGTACAACGACGGTGAGTTCTACCACTTCATGCATCCGGAAACTTTTGAACAGCACCCTGTTGAAGAGAAAACCGTGGGTGATGCAGCGAAATGGCTGCTGGATAATGCAGAGTGTATCGTGACGCTGTGGAACGGCAAACCGATTCAGGTGTTACCGCCAAACTTTGTTGAGCTGGAAATCGTTGATACCGATCCAGGCCTGAAAGGTGATACCGCAGGAACCGGCGGCAAGCCAGCAACGCTGTCTACCGGTGCCGTGGTTAAAGTTCCGTTGTTCGTACAGATCGGCGAAGTGATCAAAGTGGATACCCGTTCGGGTGAATACGTTTCTCGCGTAAAATAACCACTTATGGGCCTGGTTTCAGGCCCTGTTCCCTGATGGAGCCTGAGTAAATGATTAACTGGGTTAAGCTCATTGCTGTTGCCTTATTAATGACCAGCTCACTGAGCGCCTGCAATACGTTTCACGGTTTTGGTGAAGACGTCCAGCACCTGGGCGGCGCAATTTCACACGCAGCCAGCTAATTTTTCTTTCTTTACGATGTCCTGAGTAAGGTTGCAGAAGCATCCGGCTGAATTACGGCTATGCTTAAAACGCTGTACTTTACTTCTACTAAAAAGGACATGGTTATGTTAAAGAAAAGTATTGTCTCAATCCTTTCTGTTCTGGTGCTTTCATCCGTGCTTACCGCCTGTAACACCACGCGTGGCGTAGGTGAAGACGTGTCAGCCGGCGGCCAGGCAATTCAAAGAAGCGCTCAGTAAACGGTGTGCCGGTGCTCTGGCACCGGCCCTGATCACGTCTGTTTTACCCAAATCAGCTTAGTGACATCAAACCCCGCCTGACGGGCTTTCGCCGTCAATTCCTCTTTCACGCTGTTATCGATCTGCGGCGTCCGCGACAGGATCCACAGATAATCACGGTTCGGGCCACATATCAGCGCGTGCTGATAAGCGTTGTCTAACGCAATAACGTTATACCCACCGTAGAAAGGGCCGAAGAACGAGACTTTCAGTGCCGCCTGGCTTGGCGACCCCGTAAAGTACGCTTTACCGATACTTTCCTGCCAGCGCTGTTTCTTCACGTTGAAACCACGATTGACGACCTTAAGGCCACCGTCGTCACGTTTGCTATAGGTTGCTGTTACATGATCGAGGCCGCGTTCGAAGCGGTGATCCAGCCTGGCGATTTCGTACCAGCTGCCTAAATAAAGATCGGCGTTAAAGCCTTCGATGGGCGTGACGCCTTTCGGCGGCGTAGTGCTACAGGCGACGGAGAGAAGGGCGCCGGCACCTGCGGCCAGCATTTTCCAGAGAGACATAAGCGATTCCTTTTCGTTTGAACAGCTTAAGTATAGGCGCGTTTTGCGCAGGCGGCATATTGCCGCCTGATAATAACCGACTGTCACAAGGTTAGAATGCCGATAGCCGTAACCACGGTCAGGATCGCGGCGAAGCCGTAAAAAACCCACTTACTGGCTGGAATATGCAGTTTCAAATCGTGCATGCCATGATGGAGCCGGTGAAGCGCGCACCAGATGGGCATCACAATCGCCAGAAACAAAAAGCCACGGCCAGTCAAAGACTGTGCAAGGCTTTGCAGATGCTCAAAACTAAAAGCGGATGATTTGCCCACGCTCAGCGGCAGTAAAATACCTGTAAGCAGCACAACAACCGGCGAGACGATTGCCGCCCACATGCCGCCCGCGCCAAAAAGCGACCAAAAAATCGGTTCGTCAGAGCGAGTATTTTTCGTTTGCATAGTTACCTCTGTAAAAGAAAAAACGCGGCCAGGAGTGCAAGGCTGACCAGAATCATGACAACCCATAACCCTTTGATAACCGGCGCGGGCGACAGCTTTTTATCCCCAATAACGATAACCGAGGCTTTGGGTGCCAGTTCAAACCAGGTTTTGCTGTGCAGCAGCGAGGCTGCCAGCGCCAGGACATTCAGTAACAGCACTACAGGATGCTGTAAAAAAGCGACGAAACTGGCCCAGCTTTCCGCGCCGTTTTTAAGCGCAAACAGGCCAAAGATTAATTCCAGGCTAAACCACAGTGCCGGGATGGCCGTCGCTTCACGCAGCATATAAAAGCGGTAGAAAGCGGATTTTTGCCACCAGTTAGCGGCAACCGGGGGATGATAAGCGTTACGTTTGGTGGTCATCGGATCGCTCCTTATTGCGGCCTGAGACTGGCAATCAAAAAGTCTTTCGCGCTTTCCACTTTGCTTTGCTGGATGGCGGCGGCGGGATCGACATGTTTTGGGCAAACCTCTGAGCAGAACCCAACAAAGGTGCAGGGCCAAACGCCGTTTTCACCGTTCAGCTGGGGCATGCGCTGTTTTTTCCCCCGGTCGCGGCTATCCAGGTTATAGCGGTGCGCCAGCGTGATGGCGGCGGGGCCAATAAATTCCGGGTTCAGCCCAAACTGCGGGCAGGCGGCGTAGCAAAGGCCACAGTTGATGCAGCCTGAAAACTGGTGATATTTCGCCATTTGCGCCGGGGTCTGCGCGTTGGGGCCGTCTTGCGGTGCGCGCGTGTTGCCGATAATCCAGGGCTTGATCGCTTCAAGGCTTTCAATAAAGCGGGTCATATCGACAATCAGATCCCGTTCAACGGGAAAATTAGCCAGCGGCTCGACGCGCATCCCTTTTGGATAGTTACGCAGGAAGGTTTTGCAGGCCAGTTTGGGAATATTATCGACCATCATTCCACAAGAGCCACAGATGGCCATACGGCAGGACCAGCGGAACGACAGGTCGTAAGCGAGATTATCTTTGATATAACCCAAGGCATCTAACAGCGAAGTTTGTTCATCCCACGGCACCTCAAAAAATTCGCTACGGGGTAGCCTGTCCGTTTCCGGATTATAACGTTGGATCTCAATTTTGCAGCGGGGTAGTTCACTCATGTGGGATTGCCTCCTTCGTCTCGCCTTCAGCGCCATAAACCCGTTTTGCCGGCGGCAGACGGGTAATTTTCACCTCACCCCAGGCGATTTCCGGTGCACCCTGCTCGCGATAGTAGCTGAGTGAGTGCTTAAGGAAGTGCGCGTCGTCTCTTGAGGTACAACCTTCGTCCAGACGCTGGTGAGCGCCGCGCGATTCTTTTCGCTGGAAGGCCGCGTGCGCCATGCATTCTGCCACGTTCAGGCCGTGCGCCAGCTCAATGCTGTAAAGCAGTTGGGTATTGAAAACGCTGGAGGTATCGCTGATGCGCACGCGTTTAAAGCGCTCTTTCAGCTCTGCCAGTTTATCCATGGTGGTTTGCATCAGTTCCGGTGTGCGGTAGATGCCGCAGCCTTCTTCCATAGTCATGCCCATTTCATCGCGCAGCGTTGACCAGCTTTCTTCTCCCTGCTGATTAACCAGCGCTTTCAGCCGTTGTTCACAATCACGCGCCTGAGCATCCAATAGCGAAG is a window from the Pantoea sp. CCBC3-3-1 genome containing:
- a CDS encoding protein-disulfide reductase DsbD codes for the protein MVKRLTHCFLLLFMILSSGAHASLFGPGNGTHFGTVNQAFSFDFSQRAGNLTLSWQVKPGYYLYRQQIHIKSQGATLADWTLPAGKPHEDEFYGKTEIYPESLTIPLTLLQAEKGATVSVTYQGCAAAGFCYPPETRTVPLDPINASSITTDAQEMKAGKSASTSGDSRTKPANAAQKKQPEDLPFSPLWALLIGIGVAFTPCVLPMYPLISGIILGSNRRYSLRRLFALAMIYVQGMALTYTVMGIVVAAAGLRFQAALQSPAVLIGLSTLFILLALSMFGLFTLQLPSSLQTRLTLLSNRQQGGSLPGVFLMGALAGLICSPCTTAPLSAILLYIAQSGNMLAGAGTLYLYASGMGLPLIAVTLFGNRLLPKSGAWMQTVKEGFGFVILALPVFLLERVTGETWGVRLWSVLGVAFFGWAFISVKPNNGWLRCGKILMLMAALIAARPLQDWAFATPVGQTDAVHLDFKRIHNVAQLDQVLQQSNGRITMLDLYADWCVACKEFEKYTFSQPEVQHALGKTQLLQADVTANNSDDSQLLQQLNVLGLPTILFFDAKGNEIPQSRVTGFMDATTFMQHLQKLAR
- a CDS encoding co-chaperone GroES, with protein sequence MKIRPLHDRVIVKRKEVESKSAGGIVLTGSAAGKSTRGEVLAVGNGRILENGEVKPLDVKVGDLVIFSEGYGAKTEKIDNQEVLIISESDILAIVEA
- a CDS encoding FxsA family protein, giving the protein MRWLPFLVLFILAWIEISLFIQVAHVLGVLLTLLLVVFTSCIGISLVKNQGMKNFMSIQQKMAAGESPAAEMMKSVSLIPAGFLLLLPGFFTDFLGLLLLLPPVQKYLMLKLMPHIRVWRGPGAGPDSGVTVDGEYERKGSKLIEHDDRPDDR
- a CDS encoding anaerobic C4-dicarboxylate transporter; the protein is MILPELIIVLAAIYLGARLGGPGIGLAGGVGVLILTLGFQIKPGAIPFDVIEIIMAVIAAIAAMQVAGGMDYLVSLAERLLRKHPRYITFLAPLVTYFMSLLAGTGHTAFSTLPVIAEVAKEQGVRPSRPLSIAVIASQVAITASPLSAAVVFFSSILEPKGISYLGLLSVAIPSTMIAIFLTALVTNFLGKELKEDDVYQQRLAKGEVVLRGETVFEEKPGAKRSVLLFLFGILAVMLYATAISETVGLIANPVLPRNEAIVVFMLTIAALICLSCKVDTSSILSASTFKSGMSACICVMGVAWLGDTFVKAHIGEIQQFAGQLLQDYPWMLAVILFFASTLLYSQAATAKALMPAALLLGVSPVTAVASFAAVSALFVLPTYPTLLAAVEMDDTGSTRIGKFVFNHSFIVPGTLAIVLSVAFGFIFGHLLL
- a CDS encoding transcriptional regulator, coding for MQREQVLEHALNVLEQNGLAASTSFAMMADAAACQEQDLHRYWPDREALLYDALRYHSQQIDIWRRKLLLDDSLNREQKLLARYQVLEEAVNNNRYPGCLFVAACSFYPQPDHPVHQVADQQKRASWQYSHDLLSQLELDNPTLVAHQMELILEGCLSRLLVKRNVQEVVVARSLAGDVLSIALCRKNGALA
- the aspA gene encoding aspartate ammonia-lyase — translated: MANNIRIEEDLLGMREVPADAYYGVHTLRAIENFYISNSKISDIPEFVRGMVMVKKAAAMANKELQTIPRNIANVIIQACDEVLNNGKCMDQFPVDVYQGGAGTSVNMNTNEVLANIGLELMGHQKGDYQFLNPNDHVNKCQSTNDAYPTGFRIAVYTSILKLLDAIGQLSEGFERKAAEFSSVLKMGRTQLQDAVPMTLGQEFHAFNVLLNEEIKNLLRTGELLLEVNLGATAIGTRLNTPEGYQHLAVKKLAEVSNLPCVPAEDLIEATSDCGAYVMVHSALKRLAVKLSKICNDLRLLSSGPRAGLNEINLPELQAGSSIMPAKVNPVVPEVVNQVCFKVIGNDVTVTMASEAGQLQLNVMEPVIGQALFESVHILTNACSNLLEKCVNGITANKAVCEAYVFNSIGIVTYLNPYIGHHNGDIVGKICAETGKSVREVVLERGLLTEAELDDIFSTQNLMYPVYKAKRYTDDNE